From a single Arvicanthis niloticus isolate mArvNil1 chromosome 19, mArvNil1.pat.X, whole genome shotgun sequence genomic region:
- the Il7r gene encoding interleukin-7 receptor subunit alpha isoform X2: MMALGRALATVFCLIQAVSGESGNAQDGDLEDAEPDDLSFWCYSQLEVDGNQHSLTCGFNDSDINTTNLEFEIRGALLGTSCETLNKLQDVYFRKPIKFSLIGNSQICVKLGKKDLICKTVDITKIVKAEAPSDLEVVYRKEANDFLVTFNTPHSKKKYVKILKHDVAYRPEGGESNWTHVYLSHTRTTILVRKLRPKAVYEIKVRSIPHHEYFQGFWSKWSPSSTFQTPEPKNQGLNLLYGLVSLIIRKLWNNYVRSQKR; the protein is encoded by the exons atGATGGCTCTGGGTAGAGCTTTGGCTACAGTTTTCTGCTTAATTCAAGCTGTTTCTGGAGAAAGTGGCAATGCCCAGGATG GAGACCTAGAAGATGCAGAACCGGACGATCTCTCCTTCTGGTGCTACAGCCAGCTGGAAGTAGATGGGAATCAGCATTCACTGACTTGTGGCTTTAATGACTCAGACATCAACACCACGAACCTGGAATTTGAAATACG tgGTGCTCTTTTAGGCACGAGTTGTGAAACTCTTAATAAGCTGCAAGACGTATATTTTAGAAAGCCCATAAAATTCTCACTGATTGGTAACAGCCAAATATGTGTGAAGCTTGGAAAAAAGGATTTAATTTGCAAAACTGTGGATATAACCAAAATAG ttaaaGCTGAGGCTCCTTCTGACCTGGAAGTAGTTTATCGAAAAGAGGCAAATGACTTTTTGGTGACATTTAATACACCTCactcaaaaaagaaatatgtaaaaatattaaagcatGATGTGGCCTACCGCCCAGAAGGGGGTGAAAGTAACTGGACG CATGTATATTTATCCCATACAAGAACAACAATCCTAGTGAGAAAACTACGACCAAAGGCAGTGTATGAAATCAAAGTCCGATCCATTCCCCATCACGAATACTTCCAAGGCTTCTGGAGTAAGTGGAGTCCAAGTTCTACCTTCCAAACTCCAGAGCCCAAGAATCAAG